In Candidatus Eremiobacteraceae bacterium, a genomic segment contains:
- the leuS gene encoding leucine--tRNA ligase codes for MPHADIPSYDPQAVETKWQRLWAERHQNEVVEDPAKPKYYLLEMLPYPSGDLHVGHARNYTLGDVVARYERMRGLNVMHPMGWDAFGLPAENAAIARGVHPRIWTSENIANMRRQLQRLGVAYDWTREIDTSSPEYYRWTQWLFLLMFRRGLAYKKEAPVNWCPRDKTVLANEQVENGVCWRCGTKVERRLLNQWFLKITAYADALLTGLDSLGWPERIKTVQRNWIGRSEGFSFSFQIENAPDARIEVFTTRLDTLFGATFLALAPEHPAVETLSANTPQNGAVKAFAAEMRDISELDRAQLLEKRGVFSGGYVIHPLANVRIPVWVTNYVLATYGSGAVMGVPAHDERDLEFARQYGIEIKPVVVPQAGAEARVGDCAVVDDGVLVNSDGFDGLTSARARERIGEALSAAGNGSSAVLYKLRDWLISRQRYWGAPIPFVDCAKDGLVPVPEDRLPVLLPDDVPFAPESGSPLENAKGWREVQCPRCGGPALREAETMDTFMCSSWYYMRYLSPHDANAPWSVEAAKYWAPVDRYIGGAEHAVLHLMYARFFYKVLQEEGLVPGDEPFLRLFNQGLVLGANNERMSKSRGNVVGIDETVERYGADALRIFEMFAGPPESDFPWSTAGISGATRTLVRIWRLVLAQPGCCAGKPSDALRNGAEDRDLRYSIHSKIKQISEELGDRMHLNTCVAALMTLLNDLEAAAGKPNDVAALREGCRALVLMLAPFAPHITEELWERSGGAGSVHLQPWPTFDTAALRRDVIPIVVQVNGKRRAAISVEPGCTEDAAMALALRESTVSAQLDGKEIVKRIFVPDRLLNIVAR; via the coding sequence ATGCCGCACGCCGACATTCCGAGCTACGATCCGCAGGCCGTCGAGACGAAATGGCAGCGCCTTTGGGCGGAGCGTCACCAGAACGAGGTCGTCGAAGATCCCGCCAAGCCGAAATATTATCTGCTCGAGATGCTTCCTTATCCGAGCGGCGATCTTCACGTCGGGCACGCGCGCAACTATACTTTGGGCGACGTCGTCGCTCGCTACGAGCGTATGCGCGGCCTCAACGTCATGCACCCCATGGGATGGGATGCCTTCGGGTTGCCCGCCGAAAATGCGGCGATCGCTCGCGGCGTCCATCCGCGCATCTGGACATCCGAGAACATCGCCAACATGCGGCGGCAGCTGCAGCGGCTCGGCGTCGCGTACGACTGGACGCGCGAGATAGACACCTCGTCTCCCGAATATTACCGCTGGACGCAGTGGCTCTTCTTATTGATGTTCCGGCGCGGCCTCGCGTACAAGAAGGAGGCGCCCGTCAATTGGTGTCCTCGCGATAAGACCGTGCTCGCCAACGAGCAAGTGGAAAACGGCGTCTGCTGGCGCTGCGGTACCAAAGTGGAGCGGCGTCTCCTCAACCAGTGGTTCTTGAAGATCACCGCTTACGCCGATGCGCTCTTGACGGGTCTTGATTCGCTCGGATGGCCCGAACGGATCAAGACCGTTCAACGCAATTGGATCGGCCGCAGCGAAGGATTTTCGTTTTCGTTCCAGATCGAAAACGCTCCGGACGCGCGAATAGAAGTGTTCACCACGCGCCTCGACACGCTTTTCGGCGCGACGTTCCTCGCGCTTGCGCCGGAACATCCGGCGGTCGAGACGCTGTCGGCGAATACGCCTCAGAACGGCGCGGTCAAAGCCTTCGCTGCCGAGATGCGCGATATATCCGAATTGGACCGCGCGCAGCTCTTGGAGAAGCGCGGTGTGTTCTCGGGCGGCTACGTCATCCATCCGCTCGCGAACGTGCGGATTCCGGTGTGGGTCACGAATTACGTGCTCGCGACGTACGGAAGCGGCGCTGTGATGGGCGTGCCTGCTCACGACGAGCGCGACTTGGAATTCGCGCGGCAGTACGGAATCGAGATCAAGCCGGTGGTGGTGCCGCAAGCCGGCGCAGAAGCACGTGTGGGCGATTGCGCCGTTGTGGACGACGGCGTGCTCGTGAACAGCGACGGTTTCGACGGTCTGACGAGCGCTCGCGCCCGCGAGAGAATTGGCGAAGCGCTCTCTGCCGCCGGCAATGGAAGCAGCGCGGTCCTCTACAAGCTTCGCGATTGGCTCATCTCGCGACAGCGCTATTGGGGCGCGCCGATTCCATTCGTCGATTGTGCGAAAGACGGTCTCGTGCCGGTCCCCGAGGACCGACTGCCGGTGCTCTTGCCCGACGACGTGCCGTTCGCACCCGAATCGGGCAGCCCGCTCGAGAACGCGAAGGGATGGCGTGAAGTGCAGTGCCCGCGCTGCGGCGGTCCGGCGTTGCGCGAGGCGGAGACCATGGACACGTTCATGTGTTCGTCATGGTATTACATGCGCTACCTGAGTCCGCACGACGCGAACGCGCCGTGGTCGGTCGAGGCGGCAAAGTACTGGGCTCCGGTGGACCGCTACATCGGCGGCGCGGAACACGCAGTGCTCCACCTCATGTACGCGCGTTTCTTCTATAAAGTGCTGCAAGAGGAAGGGCTCGTGCCCGGCGACGAGCCGTTCTTGCGTCTGTTCAACCAAGGCCTCGTGCTCGGCGCGAACAACGAGCGGATGAGCAAGTCGCGCGGCAACGTCGTGGGCATCGACGAGACGGTCGAACGATATGGCGCCGATGCGCTGAGGATCTTCGAGATGTTCGCCGGGCCGCCCGAGAGCGACTTCCCGTGGTCCACCGCGGGCATCTCGGGTGCGACGCGCACTCTTGTGCGGATATGGCGGCTCGTGCTCGCCCAACCCGGCTGCTGCGCCGGCAAACCGAGCGATGCTCTCCGCAACGGTGCGGAGGATCGCGATCTTCGTTACTCCATTCATTCGAAGATCAAGCAGATCTCAGAAGAACTCGGCGACCGCATGCATCTCAACACATGCGTAGCGGCGTTGATGACCCTGCTCAACGATCTCGAGGCGGCCGCCGGCAAGCCGAATGATGTCGCCGCGCTTCGCGAGGGTTGTCGCGCGCTGGTTCTCATGCTCGCGCCCTTTGCTCCGCACATCACAGAAGAGCTCTGGGAACGTTCGGGCGGTGCGGGCAGCGTGCACCTGCAGCCTTGGCCTACGTTTGACACGGCGGCCCTGCGACGCGACGTCATCCCGATCGTCGTGCAAGTCAACGGCAAGCGCAGGGCGGCGATTTCCGTCGAGCCCGGCTGCACTGAGGACGCCGCGATGGCGCTTGCGCTCCGCGAGTCGACCGTCAGTGCCCAGCTCGATGGGAAAGAGATCGTGAAGCGCATCTTCGTGCCGGATCGGCTGTTGAATATCGTCGCACGCTAA